Part of the Pseudobdellovibrionaceae bacterium genome is shown below.
TAGTCTTCCAAAAACCTAAGAATTTCTCTCGGTTTCATTTTTCGACACTGCTCAAGATACTCTTTACTGAAGTACTGGACGGTTTTCATTTCAACGCCTCCAATGCTTTAATATCTTCAAGATCTTGCTTACGGCCCGATTTCTTTTTCATTTTGATGAGGTCGTCAACAGCGAGCACGGGCAAACTCTCAGGGCCCACCTTGACGTTTTTTACACTTAACTTTTTCAAATCTTCAGTCAAAATGATATCTACGATTTTGGACGGATCTTTGTAGTCTATGAATGACCACGCTATTAGGTTTCGATTTTTAATGTACTCCTCACGGAATTGGTAGACTTCCCGCCCAGACACTGGCAGTCGGGGCGTGAGCCCAAGAGATTTCAACGCGGCTTCAGCCTTAACAAATTGTGCCTCTGAAATTTGAATGATTACATCTATATCAACGGTTCCCCGCACAGCTCCATGCAGAGCCACTGCGTACCCCCCAACTATAGCGTAACGAACTTTTTTAGCTTTCAAAGCCCGACAAACCTCGACCAAAAACATGCCTTAAGTATATACTAGTATATACTTATTACTAGCAAAAAAAAATAGCGTAATTCGACAATTATCAAGGCGGCTCTAACAAGGTCAAGCCTGCAAACAGCCCCCTGTCAAATCTGTCTGCGCAACAAATCGCAATACTACTTTGATTTCTGTTCCTAATGGAGTGGAGCCCTAACTGACCTGGCGTAAATCGTTGATCTTTTGTTGTTCTGATAAGCTTTCAAATAGCGCCAAATAACTATTTATCATCTCTGCGGATTGAAACTGCGATTCAAACCGCAGACGCGCGGCTTTCCCCATTTTTGATCGCATTAAATCATCAGATAATAATTTACCAATAGCATGGGCGAGCAGCTTGGCGTTATTGGGTGGCACCTGCAATCCCGTTTCACCATCTGCATTCACAAAGCGCACTCCCGATTCGAGCGATGTTGAAACAACAGGCTTTCCACAAGCCATCGCCTCAACCATAGACATACCAAATGCTTCGCTCTTGTCTATTGAAGGTAAAACGAGTAATTCACAGCCATGTAAAAGTGAAGCAAATTCATTGCTGTCCTCTACCCGTCCTAAAAATTCGATTCGATCGTCGATGCCTAATTCTTTGGCATAGGCCATAAGCGCTGGCTTCTCTGGGCCTCGGCCAACGATAACTAATTTCTGTTCAATGTGTTGCATAGCCTCAAACAAAATATGTAACCCCTTATAGGGCACAAGCCTTCCGACAAAAAGCAAAAATGATCCGAAGCGGTTTTTGTTGTCTTCGAGCAGCTGCTGACCTTGTTCGTTCAGTATCAACGCATCTTCTCGAATACCAAATGGAATGATATCGCACTTGTGGGCATAATCTTTTAGGGTATGACTGTACTCCACATGATACTGGGTGGCCGCTACGATTCTTTGAGATTTATTCAACGCCCGTTTTAGAAATGGCCTATAAAAGGGCAAAAGCCATTTCTGCCTGACAACGTCGCAGTGGTAGGTTGTGACCAAAATGCCACGAAGCTTCATTATACCGAGTGCTAATTCGGCCAAAGGATTTGGCGAGTGCAAGTGAATCACGTCAAAGTCATTTGCAATTTCAATCAGGCGTTTCACGAATGATAGGCTTAATGGTTGGGATGCCAATACCCCCATATGAGACATTCGCTCCACGTGAACACCATTTATTGTTTCTTTATCTGACCGGCCATCTTCCGAATAACACAAGACTGTGACATCATGCCCATGGGCCACCAAGCCCTCAGACAGATCTCGAGTCACCGTCTCAATGCCGCCGAGATGGGGGTAATAATATTTGCCCACGTGTAAAATACGCATAGAAACTTATCGGCAAAATTTTGTTTGGTTTTAACCGCTAAGCGCCGTTTCTCAAAAAAATCAAAGAATAGGCACACACCGACTTTAGACTGTAGTCTCTGTCTTTTAAAAAGCTATAAATTCGACTGGGCGCTTCGGGATGACTCAATGTATATTCGTGATCCTCAACCACCACGACTTTTGGCCTGTAGGATTGCCAATCCATAGACTGCAAAACTTCAAGATCAAAGTTTTCCACATCTACAGACAGAAAATCGATTTCACGACCTTTGGGCACATGAGTATGAAGCAAGTCCCTTAATGGGGCCACATTCACCTCAAGTTTTTGTTGAACTTCTACTCCTCTAGCCTGACAAACTTGCACGTATTCTTGGGAGAACGTATTACATAGGGGATCCTGCATTTTGTAGTAAACAAGTCGAGAAATCTCTGCCCCCACCCCACAATTGAGGTTTGTGTCTCGAGGCCGCATCCGTCGAAATAGTGAAATCACATCCGGATTTGGCTCAATGTTTATCCCTTGAAATTTACGACGACGATAGAAAAAGTAGGTGTTTGAATAATGCCGTGGGTGAAATGCCCCCACATCCACAAAAAACCCTCCGTACTTGTTGTCTAAGAGATAATTGATAATGATGTCCTCACCAAATTGTGAATAATGTAAGCTGGCCCAACCACTGACGTAGTCGTTCCAGGCTTCATACAGTCGCCGGTGATATTTATCTGGCACCATACCTTTTACAATATCTCGAATCATGACATTTTCCCCGCTGCCGGTTTGAGATATCAGTATAACGCTTCCTTTGACCTGAGTCCGGTCCAGTTTATAATGTTTTTATGATAAAAAACGACTCTCTCCACAGTTACTTTCCCATGCTCGATGGCATTCGGGCTATTAGTATCATTTGGGTGGTGTTGCACCACCTCCCCGTCTCGGTTCCGCCATGGCTTGAGGCCATACGACTTCGCGGGGACCTCGGAGTTGAGTTGTTTTTTGCCGTGAGCGGATTTCTGGTGACGCGAAGCCTTTGGCAATGTGTAGAAAGAGCCCCTGAGAACTCTAAAAGAACTGTGCTCTATGATTTCTTCATTCGTCGAACCAGTCGAATTTTCCCACCCTATTATCTCACCCTTTTGGGACTGACGGTGGTGGCTCTCGTTGCCGACAAGTCCCTTTATGCAAAACTTCAATCTGTTTCTGACATTATCTGGTCTTGGCCATTGTATCTATACAATTATGCGAAGTTTCACACCGCTGGCGACATACCCGGCGCACTTAACGTGATGTGGTCTCTCGCATTTGAAGAGCAGTTTTATATATTTATTATGTTAGGATTTGCCCTCTTCAACAAAAATCTTAAAGGCCTCTTGCTTATGACAGCCCTAGGCTCGATTGCTTGGAGAGGAACGCTGGCATTCGCTTCTCCTGAATCCATCACTCCTGCGCAATTGCAGGTTTATAGCCACTTAAGAATGGATGCCATCATTTGGGGATGCCTAGGGTGGATGTATTTCAGTCATATGGCTGCATGGAAATGGGTTCGAAAACCACTCACTCTTTGGCTGTCTCTAGCTGCCGCTCTGCTCACTGCGGGATTGCACCATCTTAATGAAGATGTGTTCTATTGGTCTTTTATTTATACCCTGATTGCACCGGCATTTACCTTTTTTGTGTTGTTGTTGGCACTCAATAGGGACCATAAATTAAGCCGGTGGCTGTCAAATAAAATTCTAGTTGCTGTTGGTGTCGTGTCATATGAAATCTATCTTGTTCACCAAGTTTTTGTCGGCGCGTATGTTCGGTTTGGATTTAGCAAACACCCTTGGCTCTACATTTTGATAGTTATTATTTCAGCAATTTTGGCAGCCCTTCTGTTTCACCGATTGTTTAGCAAACCCGTGCAAAAATTTATCCGTAAGAAATATAGCTCTTAGCCAGTATGTCCCATGAAAAATGCGCATCATAGAACTGCACAATGGGCTCCACGCCCTGCTTCTTTTGTTTTAGTGGCCACCCTTGCTTTAATGCATGAGTCATCTGAATTGAGAACAATTTCGGCTCATGATGCAATAGAGTCATAAAGTTTAAACCCTTAAACAACTCATCTCCTCGGGCCTCTGTTGTCGACAGCACCGGCACACCATGCTGAAGTGCTGCCAACATTGATGCTCGTCGAGTGGTGGCGCCGTCAATGAAGTAAGCCACAAAGCCGTCCATGATTTGTAAAGTATGACTCACCTCCTCGATACTTAAAAATCCCGTACCCACAACAAACTTTTTTGCCGACGCCTGTAACATGGTTGGCAGGTTTTTTAATATATCTTCTGTGGTTGCGCCGACAAAGACC
Proteins encoded:
- a CDS encoding glycosyltransferase; its protein translation is MRILHVGKYYYPHLGGIETVTRDLSEGLVAHGHDVTVLCYSEDGRSDKETINGVHVERMSHMGVLASQPLSLSFVKRLIEIANDFDVIHLHSPNPLAELALGIMKLRGILVTTYHCDVVRQKWLLPFYRPFLKRALNKSQRIVAATQYHVEYSHTLKDYAHKCDIIPFGIREDALILNEQGQQLLEDNKNRFGSFLLFVGRLVPYKGLHILFEAMQHIEQKLVIVGRGPEKPALMAYAKELGIDDRIEFLGRVEDSNEFASLLHGCELLVLPSIDKSEAFGMSMVEAMACGKPVVSTSLESGVRFVNADGETGLQVPPNNAKLLAHAIGKLLSDDLMRSKMGKAARLRFESQFQSAEMINSYLALFESLSEQQKINDLRQVS
- a CDS encoding FkbM family methyltransferase, whose translation is MIRDIVKGMVPDKYHRRLYEAWNDYVSGWASLHYSQFGEDIIINYLLDNKYGGFFVDVGAFHPRHYSNTYFFYRRRKFQGINIEPNPDVISLFRRMRPRDTNLNCGVGAEISRLVYYKMQDPLCNTFSQEYVQVCQARGVEVQQKLEVNVAPLRDLLHTHVPKGREIDFLSVDVENFDLEVLQSMDWQSYRPKVVVVEDHEYTLSHPEAPSRIYSFLKDRDYSLKSVCAYSLIFLRNGA
- a CDS encoding acyltransferase, encoding MIKNDSLHSYFPMLDGIRAISIIWVVLHHLPVSVPPWLEAIRLRGDLGVELFFAVSGFLVTRSLWQCVERAPENSKRTVLYDFFIRRTSRIFPPYYLTLLGLTVVALVADKSLYAKLQSVSDIIWSWPLYLYNYAKFHTAGDIPGALNVMWSLAFEEQFYIFIMLGFALFNKNLKGLLLMTALGSIAWRGTLAFASPESITPAQLQVYSHLRMDAIIWGCLGWMYFSHMAAWKWVRKPLTLWLSLAAALLTAGLHHLNEDVFYWSFIYTLIAPAFTFFVLLLALNRDHKLSRWLSNKILVAVGVVSYEIYLVHQVFVGAYVRFGFSKHPWLYILIVIISAILAALLFHRLFSKPVQKFIRKKYSS